A genomic window from Bacteroidota bacterium includes:
- a CDS encoding LemA family protein, protein MLLIPIIIIVVLLLIIVGLYNTLVGRKNQVENAFGTIDAMLKKRFDLIPNLVETVKQYMTYEQDTLTKIVALRNSIQQQPNMPAQERIGLENQLTGLLSNLRIAVENYPDLKANNSFIQLQSTWTEIEEQISAARRTYNAAVTAYNNSVEMFPTNIMANMMGYKRKEVLTIEEAERKNVSAKDLFNN, encoded by the coding sequence ATGTTACTTATACCTATTATTATTATTGTTGTATTGTTGCTCATTATTGTGGGTTTGTACAATACCCTTGTTGGTCGCAAAAACCAAGTGGAAAATGCGTTTGGAACAATTGATGCCATGCTTAAGAAGCGCTTCGATTTAATTCCAAACCTTGTTGAAACCGTTAAACAATACATGACCTACGAGCAGGATACGCTTACTAAAATTGTAGCCCTGCGCAATTCTATTCAGCAACAACCCAATATGCCTGCTCAGGAGCGCATCGGACTGGAAAATCAGCTTACCGGTTTGCTTAGCAATTTGCGTATTGCGGTTGAAAATTATCCGGACTTGAAAGCGAATAACAGTTTTATTCAATTACAAAGTACCTGGACCGAAATTGAAGAACAAATTTCTGCTGCGCGACGTACTTACAATGCCGCCGTAACTGCCTATAATAATTCAGTGGAAATGTTTCCAACCAATATTATGGCAAACATGATGGGTTATAAGCGTAAAGAGGTGTTAACAATTGAAGAAGCAGAACGCAAAAATGTTTCTGCCAAAGATTTGTTTAACAATTAA
- the rpsB gene encoding 30S ribosomal protein S2 translates to MEKLSYNELLEAGVHFGHLRKKWNPKMLPYIFMEKKGIHIIDLYKTLEKLDEAAAALRNIARSGKKIMFVATKKQAKETMEEQARRVGMPFATERWLGGMLTNFTTIRKSIKKLQTIERMLSDGSAENMTKKERLVLSRERDKLEKVIGGVVQLNRLPAALLIVDIGHEHIAIAEAHRLNITTFGMVDTNCDPNKVDFAVPANDDAAKSIAIVVKYLTDAIVEGLEERAKNKEEMEDARHDGRDEFSDKDEEIRLAGEEDADGQRKGPRGKGGPRTADRKPGARRPMTQRKK, encoded by the coding sequence ATGGAAAAATTATCATATAACGAGTTATTGGAAGCCGGTGTACACTTTGGACACTTACGTAAAAAATGGAATCCGAAAATGCTTCCTTATATTTTCATGGAGAAAAAAGGTATTCACATTATTGACCTTTACAAAACTCTTGAAAAATTAGATGAAGCTGCTGCAGCTTTGAGAAATATTGCACGCAGTGGTAAAAAAATCATGTTTGTTGCCACAAAAAAACAGGCAAAAGAAACAATGGAAGAACAAGCACGCCGCGTTGGCATGCCGTTCGCAACCGAACGTTGGTTAGGTGGTATGCTTACCAACTTTACTACCATTCGTAAAAGCATTAAAAAATTACAAACTATCGAAAGAATGTTGTCTGACGGTTCGGCAGAAAACATGACCAAAAAAGAGCGCCTGGTGTTAAGCCGCGAACGCGATAAATTGGAAAAAGTTATCGGTGGTGTTGTTCAGTTAAACCGCTTACCTGCTGCTTTGTTAATTGTTGATATCGGACATGAACATATTGCCATTGCTGAAGCACACCGTTTAAATATTACTACTTTCGGTATGGTTGATACCAACTGTGATCCTAATAAAGTTGATTTTGCAGTTCCTGCAAATGATGACGCAGCTAAATCAATTGCCATTGTTGTTAAATATTTAACCGATGCAATTGTTGAAGGTTTGGAAGAACGTGCTAAAAACAAAGAAGAAATGGAAGATGCACGTCACGACGGCAGAGACGAATTTTCTGACAAGGATGAGGAAATCAGACTTGCAGGTGAAGAAGATGCTGACGGACAACGCAAAGGCCCAAGAGGTAAAGGTGGTCCAAGAACAGCAGACAGAAAACCTGGTGCTCGCAGACCAATGACTCAGCGCAAGAAATAA
- a CDS encoding site-specific integrase: MKKVTLSAFHHRGEQQIKIEFAYDATLVNALKKTGGKWSKTHSCWYVAYTKPHFQFLKQLFSEANDYELIIVKPDEHSTIVDNSAHALISNNNEQLAALIRFDEELLLMNYSINTRKNYRSDFLRFLNYYNGLSPQEITSEQIRQYMLHGIKEEKISASATNGRINAIKFYFEKVLKQARRVYDLPRPKKPNKLPNILSEDEVYRLLAALENIKHRAILYLAYSAGFRISEVVNLKLTDIDSERLLIHIRNSKGYKDRYVSLSPVLLENLRLYFVKYKPKVYLFEGQYGETYSVRSIQEVFKNAKQLANIKKPASFHSLRHSFATHLLEAGTDIRYIQNMLGHASLKTTEIYTHVSRKSLGSIESPLDKLMRRGL; the protein is encoded by the coding sequence ATGAAAAAAGTTACACTAAGTGCTTTCCACCATAGAGGTGAGCAACAAATTAAAATCGAATTTGCTTATGATGCTACACTTGTAAACGCGCTTAAAAAAACGGGTGGCAAATGGAGTAAAACGCACAGTTGTTGGTATGTTGCGTACACGAAGCCACATTTTCAGTTTTTGAAACAATTGTTCAGTGAAGCAAATGATTACGAATTAATTATTGTAAAACCGGATGAGCACTCAACGATTGTTGATAATTCGGCACATGCGCTAATATCAAATAACAATGAGCAATTAGCCGCTTTAATTCGGTTTGATGAAGAGTTATTATTAATGAATTACAGCATCAATACAAGAAAGAACTATCGTTCCGATTTTCTCAGATTTTTGAATTATTACAATGGGCTGAGTCCGCAAGAAATAACAAGTGAACAAATACGGCAATATATGTTACATGGGATAAAAGAGGAAAAAATTAGTGCTTCTGCAACCAATGGACGAATTAACGCAATTAAATTTTATTTTGAAAAAGTGTTAAAGCAGGCACGTCGTGTTTACGATTTGCCGCGACCTAAAAAGCCCAATAAATTACCTAATATTTTAAGTGAAGATGAGGTTTATCGGTTATTAGCCGCATTAGAAAACATAAAACACCGTGCAATATTATATCTTGCATATAGCGCCGGGTTTAGAATAAGTGAAGTTGTCAATTTGAAGTTAACCGACATTGATAGTGAGCGACTGTTAATTCATATACGAAATTCTAAAGGTTACAAAGATCGGTATGTTTCGCTTTCGCCGGTTTTACTGGAAAATTTGCGATTGTATTTTGTCAAGTATAAACCAAAGGTATATTTATTTGAGGGCCAATATGGTGAAACTTACAGTGTACGAAGCATTCAGGAAGTTTTTAAAAATGCCAAACAATTGGCTAACATTAAAAAGCCGGCAAGTTTTCATAGTTTGCGTCACAGTTTTGCAACACATTTATTGGAAGCCGGAACCGACATTCGTTACATTCAAAATATGCTGGGCCATGCCAGTTTAAAAACCACAGAAATATACACCCATGTTTCCCGAAAATCATTGGGTTCAATTGAAAGTCCGCTCGATAAATTAATGCGTAGAGGTCTTTGA
- the rpsI gene encoding 30S ribosomal protein S9, with the protein METINAVGRRKNAVARVFLKKGKGTITVNGKDYKEYFAAKHLLHNVTDPLETVNMANDFDVVVNATGGGIKGQAEAVKMGISRCLVKMNEELKPALKAKGFLTRDSRMVERKKFGLHGARRATQFSKR; encoded by the coding sequence ATGGAAACAATAAATGCAGTTGGCAGAAGAAAAAATGCGGTTGCCCGTGTTTTTCTTAAAAAAGGCAAAGGAACTATTACCGTAAATGGTAAAGATTATAAAGAATATTTCGCAGCGAAACACTTATTGCACAATGTTACTGATCCACTGGAAACAGTAAATATGGCTAATGATTTCGACGTAGTTGTAAACGCAACAGGCGGTGGCATTAAAGGTCAGGCAGAAGCTGTTAAAATGGGGATTTCAAGATGTCTCGTTAAAATGAACGAAGAGTTAAAACCCGCATTAAAAGCAAAAGGTTTTCTCACTCGCGACAGTCGTATGGTGGAAAGGAAGAAATTCGGTCTTCACGGTGCACGTCGTGCTACACAATTCTCTAAACGTTAA
- a CDS encoding SPFH domain-containing protein: protein MGIFNKNPNETEFTGGKKHWADVIKNTGAGELLIWRQPEEDFNTNSTLIVMPGEEAIFIKGGTVEQTFENGTYTLSTENYPFISRLRNAFTGGISTFNCVVYFVRKAHSEEIYWGTDSPIQVRDKMLGVATKLKARGSYKVQIENPVKFLEKLVGNNITFQTQKELNKYFASEFQSKIKSSIARAANESTQELLGIDARLDEFSDAISPFVQEILAEYGIRLTKFSIHAIDIDDDELRKRYDEIGIDAISKMRNAQADKNVMGILGEDWSKQQQIDILKSVANNPNGLASTGAGLGMGLGVAGVFGGMNQQIFNTGQEQKTNQDLSSKDNLVEKIKQLKEMFDLGAITQEEFDAKKKEILSKM, encoded by the coding sequence ATGGGAATATTCAATAAAAATCCAAACGAAACCGAGTTTACAGGCGGTAAAAAACACTGGGCTGATGTAATTAAAAATACTGGTGCTGGTGAATTATTAATTTGGCGACAACCTGAGGAAGATTTTAATACAAATTCTACTCTTATAGTTATGCCGGGCGAAGAAGCAATTTTTATTAAAGGTGGTACAGTAGAACAAACATTTGAAAATGGTACTTACACACTTTCAACTGAGAACTACCCCTTTATTAGTCGATTACGAAACGCTTTTACTGGAGGTATAAGCACATTTAATTGTGTAGTTTACTTCGTCAGAAAAGCTCATTCCGAAGAAATTTATTGGGGCACAGATTCGCCAATTCAAGTAAGAGATAAAATGCTTGGTGTTGCTACTAAACTAAAAGCAAGAGGTTCTTACAAAGTGCAAATTGAGAATCCTGTAAAGTTCCTTGAAAAACTGGTTGGTAACAACATTACCTTCCAAACTCAAAAAGAGTTAAATAAATATTTTGCTAGTGAATTTCAAAGCAAAATAAAATCAAGTATCGCAAGAGCAGCAAACGAATCGACACAAGAACTGCTTGGTATTGACGCTAGATTAGACGAGTTTTCTGATGCTATTTCCCCATTTGTTCAAGAAATACTCGCTGAATATGGAATTAGGTTAACCAAATTTTCAATTCATGCTATAGATATAGACGATGATGAACTAAGAAAACGATATGACGAAATCGGGATAGATGCAATATCTAAAATGAGGAATGCACAGGCTGATAAAAATGTTATGGGAATACTAGGCGAGGATTGGTCAAAACAGCAACAAATAGATATTTTAAAGAGTGTCGCAAACAATCCAAATGGTTTAGCTTCCACAGGGGCAGGCTTAGGAATGGGTTTAGGTGTTGCAGGTGTTTTTGGTGGTATGAATCAGCAAATTTTCAATACAGGTCAGGAACAGAAAACTAATCAGGACTTATCATCTAAAGATAATCTAGTAGAAAAGATAAAACAATTAAAAGAGATGTTTGATTTAGGAGCAATTACACAAGAAGAATTTGATGCTAAGAAAAAAGAGATTTTAAGTAAAATGTGA
- the rplM gene encoding 50S ribosomal protein L13, with amino-acid sequence MDTLSYKTRSANAATVTHDWWLIDADGQTLGRLSAKVAAILRGKNKPYFTPHTDCGDYIIIINAEKVKLTGKKMLEKEIDWYTGYPGGRKVANPKTVLAKQPHKLLERSIKGMLPHNKLGSAMYKKLFVYAGTEHPHAAQKPKTLK; translated from the coding sequence GTGGATACTTTAAGTTACAAAACCAGATCGGCCAATGCGGCAACAGTTACGCATGATTGGTGGCTGATAGACGCTGACGGTCAGACTTTAGGTCGCCTGAGCGCAAAAGTAGCTGCCATCTTAAGAGGTAAAAACAAACCGTATTTTACCCCTCATACTGATTGCGGTGATTACATTATCATTATCAATGCCGAAAAGGTAAAACTTACCGGTAAAAAAATGCTGGAAAAAGAGATTGACTGGTATACAGGATACCCTGGTGGCCGTAAGGTTGCCAATCCTAAAACAGTTTTAGCTAAACAACCGCATAAATTGTTGGAACGCTCCATCAAAGGCATGTTACCGCACAACAAACTCGGTTCTGCCATGTATAAAAAATTGTTTGTGTATGCAGGTACTGAACATCCGCATGCCGCTCAAAAACCTAAAACATTAAAATAA
- a CDS encoding elongation factor Ts: MSVTITASDVNKLRQITGAGMMDCKKALGETGGDFEAAIDYLRKKGQKVSEKRADRETNEGVVIAVTNNDGTFGTIMGLGCETDFVAKNQDYIDFAKSISDMAMANKSATKEDLLALTMDGITISEKIAEQVGKIGEKIDITDYALLTGETVVAYNHSNGKVGVLVSLNKKGDAIVAAGKDITMQIAAMSPIGIDKDDVPEEVKTREMEIGREQARAEGKPEAILEKIATGKLEAYFKDATLLNQKFVKDNSKSIRDVLASVEKDLTVTAFKRIGLGA, encoded by the coding sequence ATGTCAGTTACAATTACTGCCAGTGATGTAAACAAATTGCGTCAAATCACAGGCGCAGGTATGATGGATTGCAAAAAAGCACTTGGTGAAACAGGTGGTGATTTTGAAGCAGCAATCGACTATCTGAGAAAAAAAGGACAAAAAGTTAGCGAAAAACGCGCCGATCGTGAAACAAACGAAGGTGTTGTTATTGCTGTAACAAACAATGATGGTACTTTCGGTACTATTATGGGACTTGGTTGTGAAACCGATTTCGTGGCTAAAAATCAGGATTATATCGATTTCGCAAAATCTATTTCTGATATGGCTATGGCAAATAAATCTGCAACAAAAGAAGATTTACTTGCTTTAACAATGGACGGTATTACCATCAGCGAAAAAATTGCTGAACAGGTTGGTAAAATCGGTGAAAAAATTGATATCACTGATTATGCCTTATTAACCGGCGAAACTGTTGTTGCTTACAACCACTCAAATGGTAAAGTAGGTGTGTTGGTTTCCCTCAATAAAAAAGGTGATGCCATTGTTGCTGCAGGTAAAGATATTACCATGCAAATTGCTGCAATGTCACCAATCGGTATCGATAAAGATGATGTGCCTGAAGAAGTTAAAACCCGCGAAATGGAAATTGGTCGCGAACAGGCTCGTGCTGAAGGTAAACCTGAAGCTATTCTTGAAAAAATTGCAACCGGTAAACTGGAAGCATATTTTAAAGATGCCACTTTGTTAAATCAGAAATTTGTTAAGGATAACAGCAAATCTATTCGCGATGTATTAGCATCTGTTGAAAAAGATTTAACTGTTACTGCTTTCAAACGTATTGGTTTAGGAGCTTAA